One Misgurnus anguillicaudatus chromosome 20, ASM2758022v2, whole genome shotgun sequence DNA segment encodes these proteins:
- the twist1a gene encoding twist-related protein 1a: MMFEEEMQDESSSPESPVDSLGNSEEEPDRQPQKRCGRKRRPSRKRGDDSDSPTPVKRSKKCSNSSSNSSSSSSSPQSLEDLQTQRVMANVRERQRTQSLNDAFTSLRKIIPTLPSDKLSKIQTLKLAARYIDFLCQVLQSDELDAKMSSCSYVAHERLSYAFSVWRMEGAWSMSTSH, translated from the coding sequence ATGATGTTTGAGGAAGAGATGCAGGACGAGTCCAGCTCCCCGGAGTCGCCAGTGGACAGTCTGGGAAACAGCGAGGAAGAGCCCGACAGGCAACCGCAGAAAAGATGCGGCAGGAAAAGACGACCGAGCAGAAAACGCGGAGATGATTCCGACAGCCCGACGCCCGTAAAACGAAGCAAGAAATGCAGCAACAGCAGCAgtaacagcagcagcagcagcagcagcccaCAGTCTCTGGAGGACCTACAGACGCAGCGCGTCATGGCGAACGTGCGCGAGCGTCAGAGGACTCAATCTCTGAACGACGCGTTCACGTCCCTGCGCAAAATCATCCCAACGCTACCCTCCGACAAACTCAGCAAAATACAGACTCTTAAACTGGCCGCCCGCTACATTGATTTTCTCTGTCAGGTTTTGCAAAGCGACGAGCTGGACGCGAAAATGTCCAGCTGCAGTTATGTGGCGCACGAGAGACTCAGTTACGCGTTTTCTGTGTGGAGAATGGAGGGCGCGTGGTCCATGTCAACATCCCATTGA